A window of the Artemia franciscana chromosome 21, ASM3288406v1, whole genome shotgun sequence genome harbors these coding sequences:
- the LOC136040869 gene encoding frizzled-5-like isoform X1, protein MKMSLTTRAIICCLYLTFVKLVTGDGGASGFRNDDILSTTLDQTTASRCEEISIPMCRGIGYNYTSMPNQFNHDTQEEAGLEVHQFWPLVEIQCSPDLKFFLCSMYAPICIEDYHAPLPACKSVCERAKAGCAPLMRQYGFAWPERMNCDKLPEYGDTSNLCMDAKNGSLPAGMEPESTYTSSTKRPTKKCKNKPCPNETKTVLPSSGEAIDCTCRCKNPLIPIERGDFRYNRSVSTGGLENCAMPCQNQFFSEEELNFGYYWVFSWSVICCFSSFLTVATFLIDMDRFRYPERPVVFLAGCYMMVSIGYITRIVMGKPEIACDGDMIRYTSNGAVACTVVFLLIYFFGMASGLWWVIMSFTWFLAAGLKWGNEAIAKYSQYFHMVAWFLPTIQSVTILIISAIDGDSVSGICFVGNQNPENLKTYVIIPLFIYLLLGISFQLAGFVSLIRIRNVIKQQGRAKAQKLEKLMLKLGIFNFLYTAPAVIVIGCYFYELLNYREWTKPLVCPCTYTQIMMRWNPDSHMSPPKPDFSIFMLKYFMSLVIGITSGFWIWSGKTLESWRKFGARLCGRKVATPGYLPPPLVPPALGPPLLPTPSPISQLHPSQRPLIKQQMACSVQSQLSSVHKHSPLSHV, encoded by the coding sequence ATGAAGATGTCGCTAACGACGAGGGCCATAATTTGCTGCCTGTATCTGACGTTCGTGAAACTAGTTACTGGCGACGGTGGTGCATCAGGTTTCCGTAATGACGACATACTGTCAACAACACTTGACCAAACAACTGCATCACGATGTGAGGAAATCTCAATCCCAATGTGTCGAGGCATTGGCTACAATTACACTTCCATGCCCAATCAATTTAATCACGACACACAGGAGGAAGCAGGGTTGGAGGTTCATCAGTTTTGGCCACTAGTTGAAATACAGTGTTCCCCAgatctgaagttttttttatgttctatgTACGCACCAATATGTATTGAGGATTATCATGCTCCATTACCCGCCTGTAAAAGTGTGTGCGAACGAGCTAAAGCAGGTTGTGCGCCATTAATGAGGCAATATGGATTTGCCTGGCCAGAGAGAATGAACTGTGATAAACTGCCAGAGTATGGTGACACTAGTAATTTATGTATGGATGCCAAAAATGGCTCCCTCCCAGCTGGCATGGAGCCAGAATCAACTTATACCAGCTCGACAAAGCGTCCAacgaaaaaatgtaaaaacaagcCATGtccaaatgaaacaaaaactgTCTTACCATCATCTGGAGAAGCCATAGATTGCACATGTCGTTGCAAGAATCCACTTATTCCAATAGAACGAGGTGACTTCCGCTACAACCGCAGTGTCTCCACCGGAGGACTTGAAAATTGTGCTATGCCATGCCAAAATCAATTCTTCTCCGAAGAAGAATTAAATTTTGGCTATTATTGGGTGTTTTCATGGTCTGTTATTTGctgcttttcttcttttctaacAGTAGCAACATTTCTAATTGATATGGATCGATTCCGCTACCCGGAACGACCAGTCGTATTTTTAGCTGGGTGCTATATGATGGTAAGCATTGGCTACATTACGCGCATCGTTATGGGAAAACCAGAGATCGCCTGTGATGGTGACATGATCCGTTATACATCTAATGGAGCTGTAGCATGTACTGTAGTGTTTCTTTTAATATACTTTTTCGGCATGGCCAGTGGACTTTGGTGGGTAATCATGTCCTTTACCTGGTTTTTAGCAGCTGGATTGAAGTGGGGGAATGAGGCCATTGCCAAATACTCTCAATACTTTCATATGGTTGCCTGGTTTTTACCAACTATTCAGTCAGTTACAATACTAATAATATCAGCTATAGATGGAGATAGTGTGTCTGGTATATGCTTTGTTGGAAATCAAAACCCTGAGAATTTGAAAACCTATGTCATAATCCCTCTTTTTATCTATCTCCTCCTAGGAATCTCGTTCCAGCTAGCAGGCTTTGTGAGCTTAATTCGAATTCGTAATGTTATTAAGCAGCAAGGTCGAGCCAAGGCACAAAAGCTCGAAAAGCTGATGCTGAAacttggtatttttaactttctctACACTGCACCAGCAGTCATTGTCATCGGATGCTATTTCTATGAATTGCTCAACTATAGAGAATGGACAAAGCCTTTAGTATGCCCCTGTACATACACGCAAATAATGATGCGATGGAACCCTGATTCACACATGTCCCCTCCAAAACCagacttttccatatttatgtTGAAGTACTTCATGTCCCTTGTAATAGGAATAACATCAGGGTTTTGGATATGGTCTGGAAAAACGTTAGAATCCTGGCGAAAATTCGGTGCAAGACTCTGTGGAAGAAAAGTTGCAACACCTGGATATTTGCCACCCCCTCTCGTACCTCCAGCTCTTGGACCCCCTCTGCTGCCAACGCCATCACCTATTTCTCAGCTTCATCCATCACAAAGACCCCTTATAAAGCAGCAGATGGCATGCAGTGTTCAAAGCCAGCTGAGTAGTGTTCATAAACATTCCCCTCTGAGTCATGTGTga